One genomic region from Alteromonas pelagimontana encodes:
- a CDS encoding multiubiquitin domain-containing protein yields MNDVTSPNKARVERENIALCRQEGRPLPVADHYLIQVLDPNGLGTLVEIDDPVPTGRQILGAAGKTPVENHLLLLFDDKGKLEAVGLDDTVDVYQRGVEQFFAFDSDRLFYVALDGQRFPWGQAQISEDVLRQVGGIAEDLDIWLERRNQTDQLLADGDCVDLDEPGLEKLYTQLKIWKLNVQGVIVNVEQPTIVASDALKAAGFNPDKGWILVLKVKGEPKQVIEMSDIIDLRKPGIEKLRLTPAEINNGEATTTPAPAFEFTLLDQDVAYLNHLGLNWETRLVGTRRWLIIHNHSLPSGYNCEQVDLAIEIPTAYPDAMLDMFFVHPVLTLAVGGNIPQTECRENILGKVYQRWSRHLNGVTRWNPLTDSVITHLAVVEESLLREVVK; encoded by the coding sequence ATGAACGATGTTACGTCCCCCAATAAAGCGCGTGTTGAGCGCGAAAACATAGCCCTTTGTCGTCAAGAGGGCCGCCCATTGCCTGTTGCAGACCACTACCTGATACAGGTGCTTGATCCTAACGGGCTGGGCACTCTGGTCGAAATTGACGATCCGGTTCCCACCGGTCGCCAAATTCTGGGTGCAGCAGGCAAAACCCCCGTTGAAAACCACCTGCTGTTACTGTTTGACGATAAGGGTAAGCTCGAAGCGGTAGGCCTCGATGACACGGTTGACGTGTACCAACGTGGCGTTGAACAGTTTTTTGCTTTCGATAGCGATCGTCTTTTCTATGTTGCCTTAGATGGACAGCGTTTTCCCTGGGGACAGGCTCAGATTTCTGAGGATGTGCTGCGCCAGGTTGGCGGTATTGCCGAGGATCTAGATATTTGGTTGGAGCGCCGTAACCAGACAGATCAGCTTCTTGCCGATGGGGACTGCGTGGATTTGGATGAGCCGGGTCTCGAAAAACTATACACTCAACTCAAAATCTGGAAGCTAAACGTACAGGGCGTTATTGTAAACGTCGAACAACCGACGATTGTTGCCAGCGATGCACTCAAGGCAGCCGGCTTTAACCCAGACAAAGGCTGGATTTTGGTGCTCAAGGTGAAGGGCGAGCCTAAGCAAGTCATCGAGATGAGCGATATCATTGACCTGCGGAAACCGGGTATCGAAAAGCTCCGCCTTACCCCGGCAGAAATCAACAATGGCGAGGCGACAACTACTCCCGCCCCCGCCTTTGAATTTACCCTGCTAGACCAAGATGTTGCGTATTTAAATCACCTGGGGCTCAATTGGGAGACTCGCCTGGTTGGGACACGGCGTTGGTTAATCATTCACAATCACTCCTTGCCGAGTGGTTATAACTGTGAACAGGTAGATCTTGCCATAGAAATTCCCACTGCTTACCCGGACGCAATGCTCGATATGTTCTTTGTTCATCCTGTCCTGACGTTGGCTGTTGGTGGCAACATTCCTCAGACTGAATGCCGGGAAAACATTCTTGGTAAGGTCTACCAGCGCTGGAGCCGCCATCTTAATGGCGTCACACGATGGAATCCCCTAACGGACAGCGTAATAACGCACTTGGCTGTTGTGGAAGAATCTCTGTTGCGGGAGGTGGTAAAATGA
- a CDS encoding serine hydrolase, translating to MNASKFKKLKLSNKSMLGICFLLFNALVHADNIDDFLLAKMKEKGIPGLQVSVIQNNRVVKAASYGTANVQHSVKVDDDTVFNIASMTKAFTCVAVMQLVEQGKIDLGATISTYMDDLPKSWQQITVNQILTHSSGLPDFMNERFQLINSEGEEQSWQAVQQRKMLFEPGAAFHYNQTNYLLAGQIIQRVSGKSYSDLIIEFQLKKVGMMRTEAAGFAHFEGVNLHQARDYRQNQQGNLSNVLTHFPSIIRAGAGMSSTANELAKWSIALQRGLFFDNKDSLEILWQEAPLSSDHWAKENPNMHPYALGWYKVNRPLNKKVVTAGGGQSALAVYPDDDISIVLLTNLAGSKPENLMDELAEFYLDDFALSPDIKLLKQKLEQKGYDNALDLAKKLVTEGQINFEAGELHHFAKLLVKHNKKQQAKTIFSLNNQLFSKVILNKEKLDEYVGDYELADFSINVSRNADALFITATGDTTLPIFSVTDSRFVLKQIDAAITFVKDESGSVNKLILNLNNQDLTGKKIKN from the coding sequence TTGAATGCATCTAAATTCAAAAAACTAAAGTTGTCCAATAAGTCTATGCTAGGTATTTGCTTTTTGTTATTTAATGCCTTGGTACACGCCGATAATATTGACGATTTTCTTCTTGCGAAGATGAAAGAGAAAGGCATACCAGGCTTACAAGTTTCGGTTATTCAGAACAATCGAGTTGTAAAGGCAGCGAGTTATGGCACCGCTAATGTTCAACATTCAGTCAAGGTCGACGATGATACTGTTTTTAATATTGCATCTATGACGAAAGCATTTACCTGTGTGGCTGTGATGCAATTGGTCGAACAGGGAAAAATTGATCTTGGTGCGACTATTTCAACTTATATGGATGATCTACCAAAGTCATGGCAGCAGATCACCGTTAATCAGATATTGACTCATAGCTCAGGTTTACCAGACTTTATGAATGAACGTTTCCAATTGATTAATAGTGAGGGCGAAGAGCAATCATGGCAGGCTGTGCAACAAAGAAAAATGCTGTTTGAACCGGGAGCTGCATTTCATTATAACCAGACCAATTATCTATTGGCAGGCCAAATTATTCAGAGGGTCAGCGGTAAAAGCTACTCGGATTTGATAATAGAATTTCAGCTAAAAAAAGTTGGCATGATGAGAACAGAAGCCGCAGGATTTGCTCATTTTGAAGGTGTTAACTTGCATCAGGCGAGAGATTACAGACAAAATCAGCAAGGTAATTTGTCTAATGTGCTAACACATTTTCCATCAATTATTCGAGCAGGCGCAGGAATGAGTTCCACAGCGAATGAGTTAGCAAAATGGAGCATAGCCTTACAAAGAGGACTATTTTTTGATAACAAAGATAGTCTTGAAATTTTGTGGCAAGAAGCGCCACTTAGCAGTGACCATTGGGCAAAAGAAAACCCTAATATGCATCCTTATGCTTTGGGCTGGTATAAAGTAAATCGACCATTAAACAAGAAAGTTGTTACCGCTGGCGGGGGTCAGTCAGCTTTGGCTGTCTATCCAGATGATGATATCTCGATTGTACTGTTAACTAATCTTGCAGGTTCAAAACCAGAAAATCTAATGGATGAACTGGCAGAATTTTATCTTGATGACTTTGCTCTATCGCCTGATATTAAATTACTCAAGCAAAAGTTGGAGCAAAAAGGCTATGATAATGCATTAGACCTTGCAAAAAAACTTGTCACTGAGGGACAAATAAATTTTGAGGCTGGCGAGTTACATCATTTTGCAAAATTACTTGTTAAACATAACAAAAAACAACAAGCGAAGACTATTTTTAGCCTCAATAATCAATTATTTTCAAAAGTTATCTTGAATAAAGAGAAACTCGATGAATATGTTGGCGATTATGAATTAGCTGATTTTTCAATAAACGTTAGCCGTAATGCAGATGCGTTGTTTATAACCGCTACAGGCGACACCACATTGCCAATTTTTTCAGTCACTGATAGTCGCTTTGTGTTAAAGCAGATTGACGCCGCAATTACCTTTGTGAAAGATGAAAGTGGATCGGTGAATAAATTGATCTTAAATCTAAATAATCAAGATTTAACAGGAAAGAAAATAAAAAATTAA
- the rarD gene encoding EamA family transporter RarD: protein MSAIAAYSMWGVAPIYFKQLQILPSAEVLMHRVVWSALILIGLILGFRQLPKVKAALRSPRVMQILFLAGILLGANWLLFIWAINNDHLLDASLGYYINPLFNVFLGRLFLGERLRPLQQIAVVLALAGVLMLVFSYGQVPWIALVLAATFGIYGLLRKQVAVDSLPGLFIETIMLLPLAIGYWLFFASSHSNMTANSLPLNAMLIAAGIVTTAPLLCFTAAARRIMYSTLGFFQYIGPTIMFFLAVYLYGEPLEEGRLTTFAFVWAGLLLFSADSLRVYRNQRKLRYSS, encoded by the coding sequence ATGAGCGCGATTGCTGCTTATTCCATGTGGGGCGTTGCGCCCATCTATTTTAAACAATTGCAAATTTTGCCCTCGGCAGAAGTGTTGATGCACCGGGTGGTGTGGTCAGCGCTGATTTTAATTGGATTGATACTCGGCTTCCGCCAACTGCCAAAGGTTAAGGCTGCACTGCGTTCACCTCGAGTCATGCAAATCCTGTTTTTGGCGGGTATTTTACTCGGTGCAAACTGGTTACTTTTTATTTGGGCGATTAATAACGATCATTTGCTCGACGCTAGCCTGGGTTATTACATTAATCCCTTATTCAACGTCTTTCTAGGCCGGCTGTTCCTGGGAGAAAGGCTGCGACCATTGCAGCAGATAGCCGTAGTACTGGCGTTAGCGGGTGTGTTAATGCTGGTTTTTTCTTACGGGCAGGTGCCCTGGATAGCACTGGTGTTAGCCGCAACATTCGGCATCTACGGTTTGTTACGCAAGCAGGTAGCAGTCGATTCGCTGCCCGGGCTTTTCATCGAAACCATCATGCTGCTGCCGCTTGCGATTGGCTACTGGTTATTCTTTGCTTCCTCTCACAGCAACATGACGGCAAATTCTCTACCATTAAACGCAATGCTGATTGCTGCTGGCATTGTTACTACAGCGCCGTTGCTATGCTTTACCGCAGCGGCCAGACGCATCATGTATTCTACATTGGGATTTTTCCAGTACATCGGACCAACTATTATGTTCTTTCTCGCCGTCTACCTTTACGGCGAACCGTTAGAGGAAGGCAGATTAACCACATTCGCCTTTGTCTGGGCGGGGCTGCTATTATTTAGCGCCGACTCGCTGCGGGTATATCGTAACCAACGCAAGCTGCGTTATTCATCCTGA
- a CDS encoding ThiF family adenylyltransferase, protein MESPNGQRNNALGCCGRISVAGGGKMSTTINQPIKLAISEAHHAKLREHLFPGDGLEAAAIVLCAQSAAHRYVVNQILLVEYVDCSERSPDRISWPGTAIEEAIDLAEAHALSVVLIHSHPGGLLAFSAIDDDSDREVMPALFEASESHLTRHGSAIMTSDGAICARLYDHQLMITPVSAVHLASDELLTWQASEQGSLLPTPMAFSTEMGRHLKHFTACVVGVSGTGSIVVEQLARLGFGRLILIDFDEIEFKNLNRILNATLDDARNSTAKVARFAAAIPTYRDDIEVLTLKASVATREAIELAGGGDVLFCCVDSFEGRQVCDRIAAAFLQPLFDVAVTIPTRQISGGIAVGDVCGRVDYVKPGGSTLADRGVYTAEALRREYLQQVAPNELTKQVAEGYIKDVAEEAPSVISLNMRAASDCVMEFIARAYPFRQEPNAKRARTQFSLAAGEEEFMGETDFSCVPNPYLGRGLIEPLLGMPRFAVSEANT, encoded by the coding sequence ATGGAATCCCCTAACGGACAGCGTAATAACGCACTTGGCTGTTGTGGAAGAATCTCTGTTGCGGGAGGTGGTAAAATGAGTACAACAATTAATCAGCCCATCAAATTGGCGATCAGTGAGGCTCATCATGCCAAACTGCGCGAGCACCTTTTCCCCGGCGACGGTCTGGAGGCCGCCGCTATTGTTCTCTGTGCCCAAAGCGCCGCACATCGCTATGTGGTCAATCAGATTCTGCTGGTTGAATACGTCGATTGTAGTGAACGCTCGCCTGATCGCATCAGCTGGCCTGGCACCGCCATCGAGGAAGCCATTGACCTAGCAGAGGCTCATGCCCTGTCTGTAGTGCTGATACACTCACATCCTGGCGGCCTCTTGGCGTTCTCAGCCATTGACGATGACAGTGATCGAGAAGTCATGCCCGCGCTATTCGAGGCCAGCGAATCGCATTTGACCCGACATGGCTCGGCCATCATGACATCGGACGGTGCCATTTGCGCTCGGCTCTATGATCACCAACTGATGATTACACCTGTTAGCGCTGTGCACCTTGCTAGCGATGAGTTACTAACCTGGCAAGCGTCTGAGCAAGGTAGTTTGCTACCTACCCCTATGGCCTTCTCAACCGAAATGGGTCGTCACCTAAAGCACTTCACCGCTTGTGTGGTTGGAGTATCCGGTACTGGATCCATCGTGGTAGAACAGCTTGCTCGTCTAGGCTTTGGCCGATTGATCCTGATCGATTTTGATGAAATTGAATTCAAGAACCTCAACCGTATCCTCAACGCCACTTTGGACGATGCCCGGAACAGCACAGCCAAAGTAGCGAGATTTGCGGCGGCCATTCCAACATACCGCGACGACATCGAAGTGCTTACACTTAAAGCCAGCGTTGCTACCCGCGAAGCCATTGAGCTAGCGGGCGGAGGTGACGTGCTATTTTGTTGTGTTGACAGCTTTGAAGGACGGCAAGTGTGTGACCGCATTGCTGCAGCGTTTCTGCAGCCACTATTTGATGTGGCAGTTACTATCCCAACACGTCAGATTTCTGGAGGAATCGCTGTTGGCGATGTATGCGGGCGGGTGGACTATGTGAAGCCTGGTGGCAGCACCTTGGCGGATCGCGGGGTCTATACTGCAGAAGCTCTGCGCCGGGAATACTTGCAACAAGTGGCCCCAAATGAGTTGACGAAACAAGTAGCAGAAGGGTATATCAAAGATGTCGCCGAAGAAGCTCCATCGGTTATTTCTCTAAATATGCGTGCTGCCAGTGACTGCGTCATGGAGTTTATTGCGCGCGCATACCCCTTTCGCCAGGAACCAAACGCCAAACGGGCACGTACACAATTTTCATTGGCAGCTGGTGAAGAGGAGTTTATGGGTGAAACGGACTTTAGCTGCGTGCCAAACCCATACCTTGGCCGTGGTTTAATCGAGCCCCTGCTAGGTATGCCGCGTTTTGCCGTCAGCGAGGCGAACACATGA
- a CDS encoding DUF6527 family protein encodes MKWTNWILIQVDRLLPARRITIVEADTPPQKLPRRNLVLAREDNEDWAVAFRCPCGCGKRLELLLIEEANPNWSINISKEGKPTLHPSVWLKGGCKSHFWLRNGKIIWV; translated from the coding sequence ATGAAATGGACCAATTGGATACTAATACAGGTAGATAGGCTCCTTCCCGCGCGACGGATCACCATCGTTGAGGCTGATACGCCACCGCAGAAACTACCACGACGCAATTTGGTGCTGGCTCGAGAAGACAACGAAGATTGGGCCGTGGCCTTTCGTTGTCCCTGCGGCTGTGGAAAACGGTTAGAGTTATTGCTCATCGAAGAGGCTAATCCTAACTGGTCTATCAATATCAGCAAAGAGGGTAAGCCCACACTTCACCCCTCTGTTTGGCTCAAAGGAGGGTGTAAATCACACTTTTGGTTAAGAAACGGGAAAATTATCTGGGTTTGA